The Anopheles coluzzii chromosome 2, AcolN3, whole genome shotgun sequence genome window below encodes:
- the LOC120951896 gene encoding serine protease grass isoform X1 has product MNRYVRGFVIFCFIVLVRGNWFFPDKVHFELSQVLNKNCGTTPYSDRLKPEDGRIFENPWLVLLRHPEEQESFCQGTLISESHVLTTAICTEAIVPNETIITLGEYKRTTDPDCFEANLCNVPPIIELLAQKKIVHPDFQNDTYENDIAVVTMNERITYTNSIQPICLPLTPIIPSLVQVPTVYNTLWTVEHKVPKQIHMKYIAQNECQQRMRGLILLQEGQICAQYVKPMELSFIGGSGSPLLIEYHSRTFQFGILSIGLPDATNTEPYIYVNISTHIKWIHDTLVDAYNQ; this is encoded by the exons CCGGACAAAGTGCATTTTGAGCTAAGCCAAGTCTTGAATAAAAACTGTGGCACAACTCCGTACAGTGATCGTTTGAAGCCAGAAGATGGAAGAATTTTTGAAAACCCTTGGCTGGTATTGCTCCGTCATCCCGAAGAGCAGGAATCGTTTTGCCAAGGAACTCTAATTAGCGAAAGTCACGTGTTAACTACAGCCATCTGTACAGAAGCAATCGTGCCTAATGA AACAATCATCACTCTTGGTGAATATAAACGAACAACCGATCCTGACTGTTTCGAGGCAAATCTTTGTAATGTTCCTCCGATAATTGAACTACTGGCCCAAAAGAAAATCGTCCATCCAGATTTCCAAAACGACACGTACGAAAACGATATCGCAGTAGTGACCATGAATGAAAGGATCACTTACACCAATA gtATACAGCCGATTTGTTTGCCATTGACGCCAATAATTCCATCCCTTGTTCAGGTCCCGACCGTATACAACACTTTATGGACAGTTGAGCATAAAGTACCAAAGCAAATTCATATGAAGTACATCGCTCAGAACGAATGTCAACAACGGATGCGAGGTCTTATTTTGTTGCAGGAGGGACAAATTTGTGCGCAATATGTTAAACCAATGGAGCTTAGCTTTATTGGCGGTTCTGGATCACCGCTACTGATAGAATACCACTCTCGCACGTTTCAATTTGGAATTCTTTCAATCGGTCTACCAGATGCTACCAACACAGAGCCGTATATTTACGTAAACATTTCTACTCACATAAAATGGATTCATGATACTTTGGTAGATGCATACAACCAATAA
- the LOC120951895 gene encoding serine protease easter-like, whose product MLSLQVKIMVRILVSLLLLIAIIFIGGCPALTEKKENNLPNSGLLALVNQTCGTRYYESNFPVDTRLFEHPWLVQFGYERELVVNYVFQGLLIHSKYVLTTVFVVQFQDFGQLKYARVGEHNTSTNTDCEKLSLLEETCAPLAQSILVDEVIVHPDYNMFAQINDIALVKLRVAAIVDGTAVAPICVNDDLNYQSSFLLVASWCGRRETGLSLVPKQYFMKPISPYECQRLMPRHSVSFANGMFCIVFDERHTNSTELAYEPNLRGGSGAPIYTVHDGNRILLVGLLSYGPRYPAKLHEPYVIIPVAPFYDWMTGVIEADREKHMYNTLI is encoded by the exons ATGCTTTCACTGCAAGTAAAGATCATGGTTCGTATACTCGTtagtttgttgctgttgatcgCTATTATATTCATAGGAGGATGCCCTGCTTTAactgagaaaaaagaaaacaatcttCCTAATTCTGGTTTGTTAGCTCTAGTCAATCAAACCTGTGGAACTCGCTATTATGAAAGTAATTTTCCTGTCGATACCCGTTTATTTGAACATCCATGGCTAGTGCAATTTGGTTACGAACGTGAATTAGTTGTGAACTATGTTTTTCAAGGTCTTTTGATACACTCAAAATACGTACTGACGACCGTGTTTGTCGTTCAGTTTCAAGATTTTGGTCAACT CAAGTATGCAAGAGTCGGCGAACATAACACGTCAACCAATACTGATTGTGAGAAGTTGAGCTTACTCGAAGAAACATGTGCGCCACTAGCGCAAAGCATTCTTGTGGATGAAGTTATTGTTCATCCTGATTATAATATGTTTGCGCAGATAAATGACATTGCTTTGGTGAAACTAAGAGTAGCAGCAATAGTTGACGGCACTGCAGTGGCCCCAATTTGTGTAAATGATGATTTAAATTATCAGAGCTCTTTCCTGTTAGTAGCGTCCTGGTGCGGCCGAAGAGAAACGGGACTCTCGCTCGTACCGAAACAATACTTCATGAAACCAATCAGCCCGTACGAGTGTCAACGTCTCATGCCTCGTCACTCTGTATCTTTTGCAAATGGTATGTTTTGCATAGTGTTTGATGAGAGACATACGAATTCAACCGAATTAGCGTATGAACCTAACCTACGAGGTGGCAGTGGTGCTCCAATCTATACTGTACATGACGGAAATAGGATCTTATTGGTTGGCTTGCTTTCTTACGGACCACGTTACCCAGCGAAATTGCATGAACCATACGTAATCATTCCTGTGGCACCGTTTTACGATTGGATGACAGGAGTGATTGAAGCAGATCGGGAAAAGCACATGTACAATACGTTGATATAA
- the LOC120952556 gene encoding serine protease grass-like produces MCVAYGLAMRAISVYTMLVTLWSIGGQWIFPDKLHTEFTDIINKQCGEIPYSVRARPVFGRVYENPWLVLLRHPEETLHFCHGTLISNRYVLTTAICGGNVVTNGNVTALQQATEIVLGEYDLSTATDCITTWNCSLQTTRRSIDIVKIHPNFTTSFYENDIALLFMNASVQFDNNIRPICLPFVSIVDITDVQQQTIYNTIWSNDSIPRQIWMRNVPREICREQIKNLFALTEGHLCARIYGKHSVDMNGSAGSALQVDYHGRIFEYGLLSVGFPNETDAAPYLYIDIAKYINWIHESASM; encoded by the exons ATGTGTGTCGCATATGGATTGGCAATGCGTGCAATTTCTGTTTACACAATGTTAGTGACCCTCTGGAGTATTGGTGGACAAT GGATATTTCCGGATAAATTGCACACCGAATTCACTGATATTATCAACAAACAATGCGGAGAGATACCCTACAGTGTTAGAGCACGCCCAGTTTTTGGCAGAGTATATGAAAATCCTTGGCTCGTATTATTACGCCATCCTGAAGAAACGTTGCATTTTTGCCACGGGACACTTATTAGCAACAGATATGTGCTTACAACGGCAATCTGTGGTGGGAATGTAGTGACTAATGG AAACGTCACGGCACTCCAGCAAGCAACTGAGATTGTATTAGGTGAATATGATCTTAGTACTGCAACGGATTGTATAACTACATGGAACTGTTCGTTGCAAACTACTCGAAGATCTATTGATATAGTGAAGATTCATCCTAATTTTACTACTAGTTTTTATGAAAACGATATCGCGTTACTTTTTATGAACGCCTCGGTACAGTTCGACAACA ATATTCGTCCAATATGCTTGCCGTTTGTATCCATAGTAGATATTACTGATGTGCAGCAGCAGACTATATACAATACGATTTGGTCTAATGACAGCATCCCGAGACAAATTTGGATGCGTAACGTTCCTAGAGAAATTTGTCGAGAACAGATAAAGAATCTGTTTGCTTTAACCGAAGGTCATCTATGTGCCCGAATCTATGGTAAACATTCGGTTGATATGAATGGGAGTGCCGGTTCTGCATTGCAGGTCGATTATCATGGTCGCATTTTTGAGTACGGGCTACTATCGGTTGGATTTCCCAACGAAACTGATGCAGCGCCTTATTTATATATCGACATAGCAAAGTATATAAActggattcatgaatctgcgTCCATGTAG